One window from the genome of Hippoglossus hippoglossus isolate fHipHip1 chromosome 10, fHipHip1.pri, whole genome shotgun sequence encodes:
- the LOC117769571 gene encoding sodium bicarbonate transporter-like protein 11 isoform X1, with product MKSKKEAEEKPGVTVNRFAEDAPATGRSKNGYVFQEMELQDGEQEDSGPNSPVSHKGHIYDNDIQISVSDPDSPAFGLLNTTRKHVKLMNFQEEVRAHRDLDSFLAQASILLDEKAATLDEVLRRMLTHVVEDGHGSCDVDKVMNSLFTDAAGKEFNVHLLSETIQGVTATSTGIRYQQSWLCILANVRSLQRRHVCVTRLERPQNWGANCCEARFVILILAPPRTKSTKTAVELGRTFATMFSDISFRQKLLEAKTQEEFKQELVFQRQQLSVVTEKSVVEEVEDSDPRRGKPLQFRDFLKAGKGVYGDLRRRLPLYPSDFTDGLTGEDRSLLKYTTTAIFLYIAILLPAIAFGSLNDESTRGEIDVQKTIIGQSIGGIIYSLFAGSPLVIPLTTAPLAIFISVIRGICDDYDLDFDAFYACIGLWNSLFLILGGLFNVSLLMKLFKRSTEEVIALFISIAFVVDALKGTVKIFQHFYHDPTLATTNSTLVLQQITEILEKTKNQTGNMLGHLNETGSMLEHAEGHLSVFLPQSLVLCSRERPILCLLLMLGTLWLGYALYLIKRSPYLNATVREVVSDCALPTSVLICSFIGSYLFLDIQLPVFSVHDGPIFNFPHFEKLTRLNALSAVGLGFLLALLIFIDQNIVISLTHVPEHKLLKGTAFHWDLMLTGFINILMSCLGLPWMHAAFPHSSLHARQLAKVEQHIENGHVYTTIVSVKETRITSLVANILIGLSAFMLPLPLQWIPKPVLYGLFLYIAATSLDGNQMMDRMCLMLKEQTSYPPTHYIRRVPQRKVHFFTGLQMIQLIVLCAFGMYPLPYMKMVFPLLMILLVPIRTSLLPKMIDAKYLDIMDAQHM from the exons ATGAAGAGCAAGaaggaagcagaggagaaaccAGGAGTTACCGTGAATCGTTTCGCTGAAG ATGCTCCAGCCACTGGGAGGTCCAAGAATGGATACGTGTTCCAGGAGATGG agctgcaggatggGGAACAGGAGGATTCTGGGCCAAATTCACCTGTCAGCCATAAGGGCCACATCTATGACAATGATATCCAGATCAGCGTCTCAG ATCCTGACAGTCCAGCATTTGGACTTTTAAATACAACAAGAAAA CATGTGAAGCTAATGAACTTCCAGGAGGAAGTGCGTGCCCACAGAGACCTGGACAGCTTCCTGGCCCAGGCGAGCATCCTTTTGGACGAGAAGGCTGCGACTCTGGACGAGGTGCTGAGGCGGATGTTGACTCATGTGGTGGAGGACGGCCACGGGAGCTGTGACGTGGACAAGGTCATGAACTCGCTGTTCACCGATGCTGCCGGAAAGGAGTTTAATG TTCACCTCCTGTCAGAGACCATTCAGGGTGTGACTGCCACTTCCACTGGGATTCGATACCAGCAGTCCTGGCTTTGTATTCT CGCCAATGTGCGGAGCCTGCAGAGACGCCATGTCTGTGTCACCCGCCTGGAGAGGCCGCAGAACTGGGGAGCCAACTGCTGCGAGGCTCGCTTCGTCATCCTCATCCTGGCGCCTCCCAGAACG AAAAGCACCAAGACGGCCGTTGAGCTGGGTCGAACATTTGCCACGATGTTCTCCGACATTTCCTTCAGACAGAAGCTCCTGGAGGCAAAGACCCAGGAGGAGTTCAAACAGGAGCTGGTGTTCCAGCGGCAGCAGCTCTCTGTGGTCACGGAGAAGTCGGtcgtggaggaggtggaggattCAGATCCACGTAGAGGGAAACCACTTCAG TTCAGAGATTTCTTGAAAGCCGGTAAAGGTGTTTATGGCGACCTCCGCCGCAGACTCCCCCTCTACCCCTCGGACTTCACAGACG GTTTAACTGGGGAGGACCGCTCTCTGCTGAAATACACCACCACTGCTATTTTTCTGTACATTGCCATCCTGCTGCCTGCCATTGCCTTTGGCTCACTGAATGATGAAAGCACAAGAGGAGAGATAG ATGTTCAGAAGACCATCATCGGACAGAGCATCGGAGGAATCATCTATTCTTTGTTTGCCGGCTCGCCGCTCGTCATCCCACTGACCACTGCACCACTGGCCATTTTCATAAGTG TCATCAGGGGTATCTGTGACGACTACGACCTCGACTTTGATGCCTTCTACGCCTGCATCGGTTTGTGGAACAGTTTGTTCCTCATCCTCGGAGGCTTGTTCAATGTCAGCCTGCTGATGAAGCTCTTCAAACG CTCAACAGAAGAAGTCATCGCATTGTTCATCTCCATAGCGTTTGTCGTGGATGCGTTGAAGGGAACCGTCAAAA TTTTTCAGCACTTCTACCACGACCCCACACTGGCGACCACAAACAGCACGCTGGTGCTTCAGCAGATCACTGAGATCCTAGAGAAGACAAAGAACCAGACGGGAAACATGCTGGGACATCTCAACGAGACCGGTTCGATGTTGGAACATGCTGAAGGACACTTGTCGGTCTTCCTGCCCCAGTCTTTGGTTTTATGCTCCAGAGAAAGGCCcatcctctgcctgctgctcatGTTGGGGACCCTGTGGCTCGGTTACGCCCTCTATCTCATCAAGAGGAG CCCATATCTGAACGCCACAGTCAGAGAGGTGGTGTCTGACTGTGCTCTGCCGACCTCCGTCTTGATCTGCTCCTTCATCGGCTCCTACCTCTTCCTCGACATCCAGC TCCCTGTGTTCAGCGTCCATGACGGCCCCATCTTCAACTTCCCTCACTTTGAAAAGCTGACAAGGTTGAACGCACTGAGCGCGGTCGGGCTGGGCTTCCTCCTCGCGCTGCTCATCTTTATCGACCAGAACATCGTCATCTCGCTCACACATGTACCAGAGCACAA GTTGCTAAAAGGCACGGCTTTCCACTGGGACCTAATGCTGACTGGCTTCATCAACATCCTCATGTCCTGCCTGGGGTTGCCATGGATGCACGCTGCCTTCCCACATTCCTCCCTACACGCCCGTCAGCTGGCCAAAGTGGAACAGCACATAGAGAACGGACACGTCTACACGAC TATCGTCAGCGTGAAAGAAACGCGGATTACGTCTCTCGTCGCCAACATCCTGATCGGCCTGTCTGCCTTCATGCTGCCCCTCCCTCTGCAGTGGATCCCCAAGCCCGTCCTCTACGGCCTCTTCCTCTACATCGCCGCCACGTCACTGGACGGGAACCAGATGATGGACCGCATGTGCCTGATGCTTAAAGAACAG ACGTCGTATCCTCCCACCCACTACATCCGTCGGGTTCCCCAGAGGAAGGTCCACTTCTTCACGGGGCTGCAGATGATCCAGCTCATCGTCCTGTGTGCGTTTGGGATGTATCCTCTGCCCTACATGAAGATGGTGTTCCCCCTCCTCATGATCCTGCTCGTCCCCATCAG GACCAGTCTGCTTCCCAAAATGATCGACGCCAAGTACCTGGACATCATGGACGCCCAGCACATGTAG
- the LOC117769571 gene encoding sodium bicarbonate transporter-like protein 11 isoform X2, whose translation MEAKQVLHFVPSDAPATGRSKNGYVFQEMELQDGEQEDSGPNSPVSHKGHIYDNDIQISVSDPDSPAFGLLNTTRKHVKLMNFQEEVRAHRDLDSFLAQASILLDEKAATLDEVLRRMLTHVVEDGHGSCDVDKVMNSLFTDAAGKEFNVHLLSETIQGVTATSTGIRYQQSWLCILANVRSLQRRHVCVTRLERPQNWGANCCEARFVILILAPPRTKSTKTAVELGRTFATMFSDISFRQKLLEAKTQEEFKQELVFQRQQLSVVTEKSVVEEVEDSDPRRGKPLQFRDFLKAGKGVYGDLRRRLPLYPSDFTDGLTGEDRSLLKYTTTAIFLYIAILLPAIAFGSLNDESTRGEIDVQKTIIGQSIGGIIYSLFAGSPLVIPLTTAPLAIFISVIRGICDDYDLDFDAFYACIGLWNSLFLILGGLFNVSLLMKLFKRSTEEVIALFISIAFVVDALKGTVKIFQHFYHDPTLATTNSTLVLQQITEILEKTKNQTGNMLGHLNETGSMLEHAEGHLSVFLPQSLVLCSRERPILCLLLMLGTLWLGYALYLIKRSPYLNATVREVVSDCALPTSVLICSFIGSYLFLDIQLPVFSVHDGPIFNFPHFEKLTRLNALSAVGLGFLLALLIFIDQNIVISLTHVPEHKLLKGTAFHWDLMLTGFINILMSCLGLPWMHAAFPHSSLHARQLAKVEQHIENGHVYTTIVSVKETRITSLVANILIGLSAFMLPLPLQWIPKPVLYGLFLYIAATSLDGNQMMDRMCLMLKEQTSYPPTHYIRRVPQRKVHFFTGLQMIQLIVLCAFGMYPLPYMKMVFPLLMILLVPIRTSLLPKMIDAKYLDIMDAQHM comes from the exons ATGGAAGCCAAACAGGTCCTCCATTTTGTGCCATCTG ATGCTCCAGCCACTGGGAGGTCCAAGAATGGATACGTGTTCCAGGAGATGG agctgcaggatggGGAACAGGAGGATTCTGGGCCAAATTCACCTGTCAGCCATAAGGGCCACATCTATGACAATGATATCCAGATCAGCGTCTCAG ATCCTGACAGTCCAGCATTTGGACTTTTAAATACAACAAGAAAA CATGTGAAGCTAATGAACTTCCAGGAGGAAGTGCGTGCCCACAGAGACCTGGACAGCTTCCTGGCCCAGGCGAGCATCCTTTTGGACGAGAAGGCTGCGACTCTGGACGAGGTGCTGAGGCGGATGTTGACTCATGTGGTGGAGGACGGCCACGGGAGCTGTGACGTGGACAAGGTCATGAACTCGCTGTTCACCGATGCTGCCGGAAAGGAGTTTAATG TTCACCTCCTGTCAGAGACCATTCAGGGTGTGACTGCCACTTCCACTGGGATTCGATACCAGCAGTCCTGGCTTTGTATTCT CGCCAATGTGCGGAGCCTGCAGAGACGCCATGTCTGTGTCACCCGCCTGGAGAGGCCGCAGAACTGGGGAGCCAACTGCTGCGAGGCTCGCTTCGTCATCCTCATCCTGGCGCCTCCCAGAACG AAAAGCACCAAGACGGCCGTTGAGCTGGGTCGAACATTTGCCACGATGTTCTCCGACATTTCCTTCAGACAGAAGCTCCTGGAGGCAAAGACCCAGGAGGAGTTCAAACAGGAGCTGGTGTTCCAGCGGCAGCAGCTCTCTGTGGTCACGGAGAAGTCGGtcgtggaggaggtggaggattCAGATCCACGTAGAGGGAAACCACTTCAG TTCAGAGATTTCTTGAAAGCCGGTAAAGGTGTTTATGGCGACCTCCGCCGCAGACTCCCCCTCTACCCCTCGGACTTCACAGACG GTTTAACTGGGGAGGACCGCTCTCTGCTGAAATACACCACCACTGCTATTTTTCTGTACATTGCCATCCTGCTGCCTGCCATTGCCTTTGGCTCACTGAATGATGAAAGCACAAGAGGAGAGATAG ATGTTCAGAAGACCATCATCGGACAGAGCATCGGAGGAATCATCTATTCTTTGTTTGCCGGCTCGCCGCTCGTCATCCCACTGACCACTGCACCACTGGCCATTTTCATAAGTG TCATCAGGGGTATCTGTGACGACTACGACCTCGACTTTGATGCCTTCTACGCCTGCATCGGTTTGTGGAACAGTTTGTTCCTCATCCTCGGAGGCTTGTTCAATGTCAGCCTGCTGATGAAGCTCTTCAAACG CTCAACAGAAGAAGTCATCGCATTGTTCATCTCCATAGCGTTTGTCGTGGATGCGTTGAAGGGAACCGTCAAAA TTTTTCAGCACTTCTACCACGACCCCACACTGGCGACCACAAACAGCACGCTGGTGCTTCAGCAGATCACTGAGATCCTAGAGAAGACAAAGAACCAGACGGGAAACATGCTGGGACATCTCAACGAGACCGGTTCGATGTTGGAACATGCTGAAGGACACTTGTCGGTCTTCCTGCCCCAGTCTTTGGTTTTATGCTCCAGAGAAAGGCCcatcctctgcctgctgctcatGTTGGGGACCCTGTGGCTCGGTTACGCCCTCTATCTCATCAAGAGGAG CCCATATCTGAACGCCACAGTCAGAGAGGTGGTGTCTGACTGTGCTCTGCCGACCTCCGTCTTGATCTGCTCCTTCATCGGCTCCTACCTCTTCCTCGACATCCAGC TCCCTGTGTTCAGCGTCCATGACGGCCCCATCTTCAACTTCCCTCACTTTGAAAAGCTGACAAGGTTGAACGCACTGAGCGCGGTCGGGCTGGGCTTCCTCCTCGCGCTGCTCATCTTTATCGACCAGAACATCGTCATCTCGCTCACACATGTACCAGAGCACAA GTTGCTAAAAGGCACGGCTTTCCACTGGGACCTAATGCTGACTGGCTTCATCAACATCCTCATGTCCTGCCTGGGGTTGCCATGGATGCACGCTGCCTTCCCACATTCCTCCCTACACGCCCGTCAGCTGGCCAAAGTGGAACAGCACATAGAGAACGGACACGTCTACACGAC TATCGTCAGCGTGAAAGAAACGCGGATTACGTCTCTCGTCGCCAACATCCTGATCGGCCTGTCTGCCTTCATGCTGCCCCTCCCTCTGCAGTGGATCCCCAAGCCCGTCCTCTACGGCCTCTTCCTCTACATCGCCGCCACGTCACTGGACGGGAACCAGATGATGGACCGCATGTGCCTGATGCTTAAAGAACAG ACGTCGTATCCTCCCACCCACTACATCCGTCGGGTTCCCCAGAGGAAGGTCCACTTCTTCACGGGGCTGCAGATGATCCAGCTCATCGTCCTGTGTGCGTTTGGGATGTATCCTCTGCCCTACATGAAGATGGTGTTCCCCCTCCTCATGATCCTGCTCGTCCCCATCAG GACCAGTCTGCTTCCCAAAATGATCGACGCCAAGTACCTGGACATCATGGACGCCCAGCACATGTAG